A stretch of DNA from Catenulispora acidiphila DSM 44928:
GACCGTCGCCGGCGGCGGCACGGCGATGGACCCCGAGGTCATCGCCACGATGCTGGCCCGCCGCTCCCGCGACGAGCGGCTCGGCTCGCTGACCCGGCGCGAGCGCGAGGTGCTGGCCGCGATGGCCGAGGGGCACGCCAACGCCGGGATCGCCGGGCGGCTGGTGATCACCGAGAAGGCGGTCAGCAACCACATCAACACGATCTTCGCCAAGCTCGGGCTGCTGCCGGATCTGGACGGCAACCGGCGGGTGCTGGCGGTGCTGGCCTACCTCGACGCGGCCTGAGGCGCCTCCGGGCTCGTTCCGGCACGGCGCGTCGGCTACCGGCCGCCACGAGAGGACTCCTATCGGCCACCGCCGGCGTCAATCGTTTCGACCAACGCCTGCGCTGCGCGGTCCTGGGCTATGTTTGGGCACGTCGGGTGCATGACAATGAGCCCAGGGCCGCAGCGTGCCGCGGCACCGGATCCGGACCGAGTTTGGATTCGGTGGAACGGGTAGCGGTGTTCGCGGGTGGCCTGCGGATCGGACGCGAGGAAGGGGTGGCGATGGCCGACGGTCAGCGTGCGCTGCCGCTCCCGCTGACGTCGAGCACGAACAGGTCGGCGACCCCGGCCAGTTGGAGCACCCGCAGGACCGCCTCCGACGGCGCGGCCAGCGTCAGCCGGGCGCCCGAAGCCTTGGCCTTGTGCTGGGCGCGGATCAAGGTCCGCAGCCCCATGGAGTCCAGGAACGCCACCCGCGAGCAGTCCACGACGACCTGCGCGCCGGAGCGCACGTACTCGTCCAGGACGCTCCACAGCGTGTCCGCCGCGGCCAGGTCCACGTCACCGGCGACGGTGACCGTGACGGCCTGGCTGTCCTTGCCGTCCCCGGGCACCGCGGCGGCTCCGCCCCGGTCCGGGTCGTTGTCGACCTCGACCGAGAAGCCTTCGACCGCCATGATGCCTCCTGTTTTCCCACCCAGCCCGCGTGATCCCGGATCGCTACCGACGATATCGGGTCGGCTCACGGCTGGGAATCTGGCGCGATGACGTCGCGCCGGACGGCCCACACCCAGCTGGCGCCCGGGCCCTCGGCACCGGCCGCCGCCCGGGCCTTCCTGACCGAGACCTGTACCAGGTGGCACGCTGAGGACTTCGTCACAGACGCCGCGCTCGTGGTCAGCGAACTCATCACCAACGCCGTCCGGCACGCCGGCACCGAGATGCGGCTGGAGCTGGAACTCGATGACGGGATGCTGACGGTCCGGGTCCACGACCGCAGTCCCGGCCTGCCGCGCCTGATCCCGCCCTCCGAGCGCGTTTTCGGAGGTCAGGGGCTCGCGATCGTGGTCCAGCTCGCCCAGGCCTGGGGGGTCGCGGTCGAGGACGGCGGGGGAAAGGCCGTATGGTGCCGACTCGGGCCGCGAGCAGCGGTACCGGCTGGGGCGGGCACACAGGCGTCGCCGTGGAAAGGGGAGCAGGACGTATGGAGCGCGTGAGCGGTGTGGGTGGTGAGGCCGGCGTGGGCACGGGTGCCGACGGCGGCGGCGAGGGCACGGACGGCCGTGTCCCGGTGACGCTGAGCATCCCCGCCGAGCGCGACTACGTCGTCCTGGTCCGGTCGGCGGCCGGGCATCTCGGGGTGCGAGCCGGGTTCTCGATGGCCGAGATGGGCGACTGGCGCCTGGCGGTGGACGAGGCCTGCGGCCTGCTGCTGCTCCCCGACGAGGTGGACGCGATCGGCGAGGAGCTGGACTGCGTGTTCCGGCTGAGCCCGGCCGGGCTGGCGCTCACGGTCTCCTCCGAGGCCCGGCCCGGCTCCAAACCGCAGGTCGGCGGCTTCGGCTGGTCGCTGCTCGCGGCGCTGGTCGACGATCTGCAGTGGGCCGAGGAAGCCGGCCGGGTGCGGGTCGACATCGTCAAGCGCGCCGCCGGCGGCGCGCCAGGACCCGACCGCACGGCCCGGGCGGAGGTGCGGTGAGCACTCGGGGGAGCGGTCCCGGTCCGGTTTCGTCCGGCCGAGGCGGGCCCGGGCGCGACGGCGATCCGGTGCGCCCGGCGGCGGGCGAGCCCGCGGCGTCGGGGGCGTCCGGGGCGTCGAGCGCCTCCGCCGCGCCTTCGGTGCCGGCCGCGCCGTCCGGGTCGGCTGCCCCGTCTGTCCCGGCCGCTCCGGTCGCGCCGCGCGCTGTGCGCGCCGACCGCCGGCTGCCGGAGCAGGACGCCGACCTCCCCCTGCCGAGCATTCCCTCGCCGCGGCTCGGCGGCGTGCCGCGCGACCGCGCCGAGCACCGCGCGGAGATCCACCGCCGTTTCGAGCTGCTGGCGGACTGCGAGTCCGACAGCGTGCGCCACCGGACGCTGCGCGACGAGCTGATCGCCGAGCACATGAACTACGCGCGCTACGTCGCCTCGCGCTTCTCCGTCCCCGCCGACACCGCCGAGGACCTGGAACAGGTCGCGTACCTGGCGCTGATCAAGGCGGTCGACAACTTCGACCCCGCGCGCGGCACCGCCTTCCTGGGCTACCTCACGCCGATGGTCGCCGGGGAGATCAAGCGCTATTTCCGCGACTCCACCTGGGACGTGCACGTCCCGCGCCGCATGCAGGAGTTGAGCCTGGCGCTGCACGGCGCCCCGGCCGAGCAGCTGGAGCGCCGGCTCGGCCGCTCCCCGACGATCGCCGAGCTGGCCGAGCACCTCGGCGCGCAGCCGGAGGAGATCGTCGAGGCCTTCGACGCCTCGGCCGCCTACAGCGCGACCTCGCTGGAGCGTCCGCTGGTCCCCGGCGACGAGCAGGGCGCGAGCCTTGGCGAGACGCTGGGCGGCGACGACGACGCCTACGAGTGGGTCGTCGACCGTGAAGCGCTCAAGCCGCTGCTGGCCGCGCTGCCGGAGAAGGACAAGCGGATCCTGCTCATGCGCTTTTTCCGCGGCATGACCCAGAGCCAGATAGGCACCGAGCTGGGGGTGTCGCAGATGCAGGTCTCGCGCTACCTGACCCGGATTCTCAGCACCCTGCGCGACGCGGTCCTCGTCGAGGACGGCGAAGAGGAGCCGGGGGCGGGCGGCGGGAAGTGACACGGTCCGCGCACGTCTGCGCAGGTCCGCGCCAGGAGAGCGCAGAACCCTGGCTGCCGGCGGCTAAAAGTGATATCTCTTTGATAGAGAATTCACGGGCCGCAGGAGCAGGGGGCATGCGATGACGACGGATCAGGGCGGACAGGAGCCGACACCGGTGGCGGAAGCCGCGGAGGTGCAGGCCGCGGAGGTGCCGATCAGCGAGCAGTCGGCGCGCGACGTCTCGGGGTGGGGCGCGCTGGGCGCGGTGATCGTGCTCGCCGGGATCGCCATCGCGGTGGCGGCGCTGACCATGGACGCGACGCGCGCCTGGGCCGTTATCCCGGGCGGCGCGGGCTTGTTCCTGCTGGTGGGCTTGACTCCGGTCTCGCCGGGGCAGGCGCGCGTGGTCACGCTGTTCGGCCAGTACGTCGGCACGATCCGCACGACCGGGCTGCGCTGGGTGAACCCGCTGACCTCGCGGCGCCAGGTCTCCACCCGCGTGATCAACAGCGAGACGGCGACGCTGAAGGTCAACGACGCCGACGGCAACCCGGTCGAGATCGCGGCGGTCGTGGTCTGGCAGGTCCGGGACACCGCCAAGGCCGTGTACGCGGTCGACGACTTCAACGACTTCGTCGCCATCCAGACCGAGACCGCCGTCCGGCACATCGCCGGCGGCTACCCGTACGACGCGCGCACCGAGGGCCAGGTCTCCCTGCGCCAGAACGCCGACGAGATCACCGCCCGCATGTCGGAGGAGATCGCCGAGCGGGTGGTGCTGGCGGGCATCAACGTGATCGAATCCAGGATCACCCGGCTGTCCTACGCCCCCGAGATCGCCCAGGCGATGCTGCGCCGCCAGCAGGCCGACGCGGTTGTCGCCGCCCGGCAGCGCCTGGTGCAAGGCGCGGTGGGCATGGTGCGCTCGGCCCTGGACGCCCTGAGCGAGGAGGACATCGTCGAACTGGACGAGGAGCGCAAGGCCGCGATGGTCAGCAACCTGCTGGTCGTGCTCTGCAGCGAGCAGGCGACCCAGCCGGTCGTGAACACCGGCACGCTCTACCAGTAAGGCGAACCGGAATCACTGTGAGCCCGCGGAAGCAGATCCTGCTGCGCCTGGACGCGTCGGTCCACGACGCCCTCGCGCGCTGGGCCGGCGACGAGCTGCGCAGCACCACCGCGCAGATCGAGTACGTGCTGCGGCAGGCTCTGGCGCAGGCCGGGCGGCTGCCCGACGACGTGGGGAAGATGCCGCGGCGCGGGCGGCCGCCGAAGGGGGCGGCGGCGGGTGAGGCAGCACACGGAGATCAGGCAGGCGATGAAGACGGCCAGGCGGACCGTGCGGACCAGGCGAGCCCGGGACCGGATCAGGAGTGAGCGATCGCTTGCTGCTCGGAGCTGATTTCGCTCAGGTCGCTCAGCAGGAGTAGGCGGCCGCCGCTCGCCGCTCAGCTCACGAGCCGGCGATCGCCCGCCGCTCTGGCCCGAGTTCGCTCAGCAGAAGCTAGCGATCGCAGGCCTCGCGCCATCCCCCTTTCGGCTCCTCAGTTTTCTGGCTCCTCAGTTTTCTGGCTCCACAGTTTTTTGGTTCCTCAATTCCTCAGTTCATCAGATCCGCCAGCAGTCGCAGCAGCCGCGGCACGTCCACCGGCTTGGGCATGTGCGCGTCCATCCCGGCGTCCAGGGCCCTGGCCCGATCCGCCGCCGTCGCCTCGAACGTCACCGCGATGATCGGGGTGGCGGCGCCCTGGTCGAGGCGGCGCATGCGGGCGGCGGTGGCGTAGCCGTCGAGGCCGGGCATCGCGACGTCCATCAGGACCGCTCGGATGGCGGGGTCGTGCTCGACGGCTGCCAGGCCGTCCGCGCCGGTGGCGGCTTGCAGGACCGTCAGGCCGCGGGCGCTCAGGGCACTGCCGAGGGCGAAGGCGCCTCGGCGGTCGTCGTCCACGATCAGGATCTTCTGGCCGGTGAAGCGGGGCGCGCCGGGTTCGGGACCACACCGGCGTTCGGCAGGGTGCGCCATCCTCCCATCCTCCGCCGGTTGGAGGTTTTTGAGAACTCTGATTCGCGCCGCTGTCCCCGACATCGCCGAATGGCCGGCCGGGAATCGGGTATCGGCGGGTGTCCCGGCAACGGGCCGGGCCCGGGAGGGGTCGTCATGGTCGTCACTGTGATCGTCGTCCTGATCGTCCTCGCCGCTCTGGTGGCGGCGTACTACTTCGGTCCCGCCGGCTGGCGGACCTCGGCCGCCGGAACGTTCGGCGGGTTCGGCACGCGCGTCGGCAAGTTCATCGAGAGCGGACGGGCCGACCCGCGACCCGGCGTCGGCGGCGCCGCGGCCACACCTGTGCCGCCGCGCTTCTCCGAGGCGGACCGCGCGTACCTGGACGGCGTGTGGAAGCACGTACAGAGCACATTCGTGAGCAATCCGCGCGTTGCCGTGACCCTGGCGCACAAGACCGCCGAGGGCTTCTTCGCCGCGCACGGTGTCTCCACCGAAGGGCTCCCGCAGGGCCCGGACAGTGCCGACGGCGACAGCGAGGCAGGCGCTGCCGCGGGCGTGGAGGACACCGAGGCGATGCGCCAGCGGCTGCTGGCGATCAAGACGTGGTCGGACCGGGAGGCCGCCCGCTGAAGCCGGCGCGGCTGCCGTCGCCGTACCCGGCAGCCGCGTCGTTTTTCACCGGAGGCGAGCCCTTGTCGCAGGGCTCTTTTTTCTTTTTCCTGCTCAAAACCGTTGCGGCGCTTGCCCCGGTGCCTGTTTCAAACTCTGTGACCGGGTACCTGGCAGAGGCGCGGCGCCGCTGAACTCATCCGCGTGAGCAGTGAGGAGGCTGCTATGAGCACGATGATCGAAAAGGAAACCCCGTATGCCATCGGGACCAGCGTCACTTGTTCCGAAGGTGATTGCGGCCGGCTGCACCGGATCATCATGGACCCGGGTACCCGGGCTCTGACCCACCTCGTCGTCGGGCGCGATCCGCATGCCGCCCGGCTGGTACCGGTGTCGCTGGTCGGCAGCGCCGGACCCGACATGATCGTTCTGACCTGCACCGCGTCCGGCTTCGATCTGCTGGAGCCGGCCGAGGCCACCGAGATGGTGCAGCCCGCGGCCCCGACCGGCGGACCGGTCAGCGGCGGCGGCGCCCTCGGCGGCGGCTACCGGGCCCCGGCCAAGCCGGACGTGGTCACCTACGACCGTGTCCCGGCCGGCGAGGTCCAGCTGGTCCGCAACGAGCGCCTGCACGCCGCCGACGGCGACATCGGGCACATCAAGGGCCTGATGGCCGCCCCCGACCACCACGTCACGCACATCCTGCTCAGTGAAGGACACCTGTGGAGCCGCAAGGAGGTCGCGGTCCCGATCCGCAACGTGGTCGACGCCACCTACGGCGTCCAGGTGGACCTGACCCGCGAGGAACTGAAGGACCTGCCCGCGGTCGATCTGACGCGGACCAGCTGAAGAACCCGGCGGCCGGCCCGATCGCCGGCCGCCGGACCGCCCGGCGAACGGGGCTGGCGCTTAGTGCGGCGCCAGACGGGGAGCCGGGCACCGGCAAGACTCGCGGCGCGCTCGTTCGCGTGCCGCACCGAACGGCCGGACGGCGTCACGCCGGACCGGACCAGAGCGGACCCGGGACCGCAGGCGGGTGCGGCCCCGGGTCCGCTGCGCCCAGTGTGGAGGCGGCGCGGCCCGGCGCGCAGTCGATTCGAAAGGGTTGGCGGCGAATGGCGCTCGACATGTCCGTAAGGAGTCCGCTTCCGGCATCGCACGGACTGGCCGGAGGCGGCGACGACGCTCCCCGCCGCAGACGCCGGCGTGGCGTGAGAACGCGGGTGCGCTGGGGACGAGTGGCCCGCTGGGCCGCCTTCCGCTGCGGAATGCGCTAGCCCCGGGGCCGCGACGGGGTGCCTGGTCGGCGGCCTTGGTGTCCGGCTTCTGATATGGCCGGCGGGCCGCTGTTCGCGTCCGAACGCCGGTGACCGCTGCGGTGATTCCGGCTGCGCGGGTACGCTCGGCAGCGCCGGCTGATCGGCTGCTGTCAAGGGTGGTCGGCGGTGGCCGGGTGGCCGCGATGTCCGGCTGCTGATATGGCTGGCAGGTCGCTATGCGCTCCGGACTGGCAACCTCTTTTTCATGTCCGGACGCGGCTGGCTGATAGCCCGCTCTCAGCTGTGGCTCGAACTCGCCGCCGTCTGCGGTGCCGTGCTGTGGCTCGTCGACGGGCTCGACGACGGCGGCGCCGAAGAACTCGCGCTGCTGCTCGGTGAGCTCGGCGCCGATGTGCTCTGCGTCGTCGATGCGGCGCTGCTCGTCGTCGGGCTCGGGGCGTTCGTCGTGGAGGCGGTCGAGGCGGGGGTCGTCGGGGTCGGCACGGAGGCGGTGGTCGGGGTCGGCGCCGTCTGCGTGGTCTGCGACGCGGTCTTGGAGCGCGCCGTGAAGGTCAGCGGGGACTGGCTCGTGCTCGTGCCCACCGAAGCCGCCGGCGGCGAGCTGGGGTTGCTGTTTCCCTTGTGCAGCACCAGTACCAGGGCCGTCGCCAGTGCCGCGACCACCGCGACCGACAGCAGCCCGGCCACCAGTCCCGCGCTGCCGCCGCCTTCGTCGCGCCTCCTGCCCTGCGGCGGCTCGCTGACGCCGAGGAGCTCCTGGTTCCGGTCGGCGGCGCGGGCGCGGGTCCGGACGTCGACCGGATCGAGGCGTGCCGTCGGCTGGTTCGCCGGGGTGGGCAGCGGCAGGGTCGGGTCGGGCCTCAGTCCGGGGGTGGTCACCGGGTCGGAGTCCGGCTGGGGGAAGACCGCGATGCCCTCGTAGTCCAAGATCTCGGCGGCGCTTTGTGCTATCGCCGCCGTCAGGTCCGCCGGGAGCCAGGCGCCCTCCGGCACGCTGTCGGCCATGCGCCCGATGATCTGCGCGGTGCTCGGCCGGCGCGCCGGGTCCTTCGCCAGGCACATGCCGACCAGCGGCGCCAGCGAGTCCGGCACGCCGGTCAGGTCCGGCTCGCCGTGCGCGATGCGGTAGAGCACGGCGTGCTCCGGACCGCCGCCGAAGGGGTTGTGGCCGGTGGCGGCGTAGGCCAGGACCGTGCCGAGGGAGAAGACGTCGGTCGCGCCGGTCAGCTCCTGCCCGCGCGTCTGCTCCGGCGACATGAAGCCCGGCGAGCCGATGATGGTGCCGATGTCGGTGCGCGTCTGATCCGCCCCGGCGATGACCCGCGAGATGCCGAAGTCGATGACGTGCGGGCCGTCCACGGCGAGCATCACGTTCGAGGGCTTCATGTCCCGGTGCACGACGCCCGCGGTGTGGATCTCCGCCAGCGCCCGCGCGAGCCCGTACGCCAGCACCCGCAGCGACCTCTCCGGCAGCAGCGCGCCGGCGCCGACCACCGCGCGAAGCGTCAGCCCGGAGACGTACGCGGTCGCCAGCCACGGCGTCGCCGCCTCCGGATCGGCGTCCACGACCGGCGCCGTGAACCGCCCCGACACCAGCCGCGCGGCCGCGACCTCCTGCCGGAACCGCCGCCGGAACTCGCGGTCCCCGGCCAGCTCGGCCTTGACCACCTTCACCGCGACGGTCCGCCCGCCGCGCGTCCGCCCCAGGAAGACGTGCCCCATGCCCCCGGAACCCAGCCGGGCGATCAGCACGTACGGGCCCACAGTGCGCGGATCCCCTGCTCTGAGCGGTTCCACCTCGCGGACCTCCCCGATCGGGCGTTTGTACAAGTAGTAGTCCAGCATCGCAGCGAACTGAAGCGCCAAGTGCGTACACAGCGCTTAACCGGCACCGCTCCACCCGAACGGGCGGTTCGGCGCACCGTCCGCCACCTGTCGGTCGTTGATTCTGGCCGCGAACGACCGGATCACGACACGGACTACTGCATGCTCACCCTTTTGACCATCACCGATCCGGGTCGTGCGTGGTGACCGTCGCGACGCCCGGAAGCCGGCGGTCCTCGGCGGACTTCGGCACCATGCGCGCCACGGCTTGCGGCATGGCGCCGATCGTGAGGACTCGGACGTGATCGCGCACCCGGACCACCGCGAAGGAGGCGACGTCAGGGACCTGATCCGGCAAGGCGATCTCATGGCTGCCGGCCGCGAGCTCGCCGTCGAATATCGGTGCCGCGGTACTGGTCGGCTCAGGAGGTGTGAACGACGTGCCCCACAGTGCCTCGACGGAGACGTGCTCCGCCTCGGCGAGGGTGATGCGGAAGGTCCGCTTCGTCTGGTCGTAGCTGACGTCGCCGATCGGGGGCATGCCGGCGGCCGCGGCCGCCTCGACCTGAGCGGCGACGACCCCCGCGATGCCGGCGAGACCCTGGACGAAGACGACCTGGCTGTTGCGCTCGGTGATCGTGTCATGCAGATGCTGCTTGGTGTCCGGCGGCACCATGCCGCCGAAGACGAGGATGTCGAGGTCGGCGACGTCGTAGTCCTCCAGCACGCGGTCGAACTGGTTGGTGGCCTCGGCGCGATATCCCTTCTCGCGCAACAACTCCACGGCGGAGACGAGCACGCTGGGACTCCGTCCGACGATGAGTGCGCGGGTGGTTCCGGCAGCGGGCGATTCGTGGTTCATCGATCCTCCAGGAAGGGTGCGGGGCAGAGGTGCGCCTTCAATGTTGGCGACACCAATGTTGGCATCACCAATATAGCGAGTGTTGGCCATGCCAACAATGGGTAGGCTGCCTCCATGCCCGCGCATCACGATCGGATCAGCCGCGCCCCGGACCGGATCAAGGACCGCCCGACCTGGCTGATCAGCCGGGCGTTCGCGCGCTCCTCGGCCCTGCTCTCCAGCGGCTTCGAAGCTCACGGCGCCGGGCTGCGGAGCCACCACTACCGCCTGCTGGCGGCCCTGGAGCAATCGGGACCGGCTAGCCAGGCCGACCTCGGCCGCGACACGGGCATCGACCGCAGTGACGTCACCGCCGCCCTCGCCGAGCTGGAGGCGCGCCGCTTCGTCGACAGAAAGGTCGACCCCCGCCACAGACGGCGCAACGTCGTCACCCTCACCACCGAGGGCGCCGACGAACTGCGCCGACTCGACGCAGTCCTCGACGACATCCAGGCCGCCGTACTCGCCCCGCTGACCGACGCGGAGCAACGTCTGTTCCTGGACCTGCTGTCGCGCGTGGCGTAAGCAGGCCGCACGCTCAAGAACAGTCCCCCCACCAACCGACGGGCCGATCCGGGCACTGCGCGCACTCGAAGATGTAGATCCCGCCGGCGTCACCGATCATGATTCCCGCAGCTTCGCTGACCGCGGATCCCGCCGCTTCCTGTGGCGCGCGTTCCTCGCGGCCGGTCGCGCCTGTCCGCTCTTCGACGGGGAGCCACGTGCGCCACGACGAGCCGTCGAACTCCCGGCTGTCCACGGTCAGCAAGTGCTGCATCTTCGTGCCGCACGCCGTGCACGACGGCCAGCAGGACTCCTGCTTCCAGCTCGGATAGCCGCCGAGCTTGATTCCGGGCGCCGCCGCGAGGTGGTGGTCGAAGATCCAGCCGGTCTCCGCCCGCAGCGACTCGAAGCGCGGCAGCAGGGCCGTCAACAGGTCGAACGGCAGGTCCGACGTCGGATACTCCGTGACCTGCTCGGGGTGGACGACGCAAGCGCCGGGGATGCGGTCCGCCGGAGCGATGTCCACCTGATCGGGGACGTCTGGCCGGACTTGCTCGATCGAATCCGCGTCCCGCCAGTACACCTGGGGTGCGGACGCGCATCCGTCGATGATGAAGGGACACCAGAGCACT
This window harbors:
- a CDS encoding STAS domain-containing protein produces the protein MAVEGFSVEVDNDPDRGGAAAVPGDGKDSQAVTVTVAGDVDLAAADTLWSVLDEYVRSGAQVVVDCSRVAFLDSMGLRTLIRAQHKAKASGARLTLAAPSEAVLRVLQLAGVADLFVLDVSGSGSAR
- a CDS encoding ATP-binding protein — translated: MTSRRTAHTQLAPGPSAPAAARAFLTETCTRWHAEDFVTDAALVVSELITNAVRHAGTEMRLELELDDGMLTVRVHDRSPGLPRLIPPSERVFGGQGLAIVVQLAQAWGVAVEDGGGKAVWCRLGPRAAVPAGAGTQASPWKGEQDVWSA
- a CDS encoding ATP-binding protein; this encodes MERVSGVGGEAGVGTGADGGGEGTDGRVPVTLSIPAERDYVVLVRSAAGHLGVRAGFSMAEMGDWRLAVDEACGLLLLPDEVDAIGEELDCVFRLSPAGLALTVSSEARPGSKPQVGGFGWSLLAALVDDLQWAEEAGRVRVDIVKRAAGGAPGPDRTARAEVR
- a CDS encoding SigB/SigF/SigG family RNA polymerase sigma factor; amino-acid sequence: MSTRGSGPGPVSSGRGGPGRDGDPVRPAAGEPAASGASGASSASAAPSVPAAPSGSAAPSVPAAPVAPRAVRADRRLPEQDADLPLPSIPSPRLGGVPRDRAEHRAEIHRRFELLADCESDSVRHRTLRDELIAEHMNYARYVASRFSVPADTAEDLEQVAYLALIKAVDNFDPARGTAFLGYLTPMVAGEIKRYFRDSTWDVHVPRRMQELSLALHGAPAEQLERRLGRSPTIAELAEHLGAQPEEIVEAFDASAAYSATSLERPLVPGDEQGASLGETLGGDDDAYEWVVDREALKPLLAALPEKDKRILLMRFFRGMTQSQIGTELGVSQMQVSRYLTRILSTLRDAVLVEDGEEEPGAGGGK
- a CDS encoding SPFH domain-containing protein, yielding MTTDQGGQEPTPVAEAAEVQAAEVPISEQSARDVSGWGALGAVIVLAGIAIAVAALTMDATRAWAVIPGGAGLFLLVGLTPVSPGQARVVTLFGQYVGTIRTTGLRWVNPLTSRRQVSTRVINSETATLKVNDADGNPVEIAAVVVWQVRDTAKAVYAVDDFNDFVAIQTETAVRHIAGGYPYDARTEGQVSLRQNADEITARMSEEIAERVVLAGINVIESRITRLSYAPEIAQAMLRRQQADAVVAARQRLVQGAVGMVRSALDALSEEDIVELDEERKAAMVSNLLVVLCSEQATQPVVNTGTLYQ
- a CDS encoding response regulator yields the protein MAHPAERRCGPEPGAPRFTGQKILIVDDDRRGAFALGSALSARGLTVLQAATGADGLAAVEHDPAIRAVLMDVAMPGLDGYATAARMRRLDQGAATPIIAVTFEATAADRARALDAGMDAHMPKPVDVPRLLRLLADLMN
- a CDS encoding serine/threonine-protein kinase, with amino-acid sequence MALQFAAMLDYYLYKRPIGEVREVEPLRAGDPRTVGPYVLIARLGSGGMGHVFLGRTRGGRTVAVKVVKAELAGDREFRRRFRQEVAAARLVSGRFTAPVVDADPEAATPWLATAYVSGLTLRAVVGAGALLPERSLRVLAYGLARALAEIHTAGVVHRDMKPSNVMLAVDGPHVIDFGISRVIAGADQTRTDIGTIIGSPGFMSPEQTRGQELTGATDVFSLGTVLAYAATGHNPFGGGPEHAVLYRIAHGEPDLTGVPDSLAPLVGMCLAKDPARRPSTAQIIGRMADSVPEGAWLPADLTAAIAQSAAEILDYEGIAVFPQPDSDPVTTPGLRPDPTLPLPTPANQPTARLDPVDVRTRARAADRNQELLGVSEPPQGRRRDEGGGSAGLVAGLLSVAVVAALATALVLVLHKGNSNPSSPPAASVGTSTSQSPLTFTARSKTASQTTQTAPTPTTASVPTPTTPASTASTTNAPSPTTSSAASTTQSTSAPSSPSSSASSSAPPSSSPSTSHSTAPQTAASSSHS
- a CDS encoding MarR family winged helix-turn-helix transcriptional regulator — its product is MPAHHDRISRAPDRIKDRPTWLISRAFARSSALLSSGFEAHGAGLRSHHYRLLAALEQSGPASQADLGRDTGIDRSDVTAALAELEARRFVDRKVDPRHRRRNVVTLTTEGADELRRLDAVLDDIQAAVLAPLTDAEQRLFLDLLSRVA
- a CDS encoding YwqG family protein yields the protein MVRTTPPRPVDVEALIPEVAPFRRTAIRLHPRPGDPGPLDSSVGGPLLWPADEPWPVCPEPTHSHSIEWPEVKTTTKPVPLVSIVQVHRRDVPHLAFPRGTDLLQVLWCPFIIDGCASAPQVYWRDADSIEQVRPDVPDQVDIAPADRIPGACVVHPEQVTEYPTSDLPFDLLTALLPRFESLRAETGWIFDHHLAAAPGIKLGGYPSWKQESCWPSCTACGTKMQHLLTVDSREFDGSSWRTWLPVEERTGATGREERAPQEAAGSAVSEAAGIMIGDAGGIYIFECAQCPDRPVGWWGDCS